The genome window TCTGTCTGTGAAGTGGTCATGGATTGTCCCTCAGGGAATGTGTGCTGCGCGCGGCAGCGTGTGCCTCCTAGACGCGGGCGGCCCTGCAGGGCTTTCGTCACAATGGTCACGATCCGGTCACGTCCGGTACACTGAGGGGGACTGTCCGTACCACGAGGCGCGCGAGCATGACGTTAGCGTACGACTTCATCATCGTTGGAGCAGGGCCGGCCGGGTGCGTGCTGGCGAACCGGTTGAGCGCCGATCCGTCGATTCGCGTCCTGCTGATCGAGGCTGGCGGCGGCGATCGCAGCCCGTTTGTGCAGGTGCCGGCGGCGTTCTCGCGCCTATTCCGCGGTGCGCGCGACTGGAACTACGAGGCCGAGGGCGCGCTTCCGCAGCAGCAGCAGTATTGGCCGCGTGGCAAGATGCTCGGCGGCTCGGATTCGATGAACGCGATGATGTACGTGCGCGGCAACCCGGCCGACTACGATCGCTGGCAGTCTGCCGGCGCGGATGGGTGGGGCTTCGCAGACGTGCTGCCGTACTACCGCAAGCTGGAAGGCGACCGAGCACAGCGTTCGGATCTGCGTGGCAGCGACGGGCCGGTGACGATCAGCCCACAGGTCGAGCCTAGCCCGCTGACCCACGCATTCCTCGCCGCCAATGCCGAGCTAGGCGTACCGGTCAACCCGGACTACAACGGCGCGACCCAAGACGGCGCAGGTCTGACACAGGTCAAGCAGGTCAACGGACGGCGCTGGAGTGCGGTCGATGCCTACCTGCGCCCGGCGATGCAGCGCCCGAACCTGACCGTTGTCACCCATACCGAGGTCACGCGCGTGACCCTTGAGAACGGCCGCGCGTGCGGGGTCGAAGCGGTGCGGCGCGGGCAGCGCGTCGCCTATCACGCCGGCCGCGAGGTGCTGTTGTGCGGTGGGGCGATCAACTCGCCGCAGCTCTTGATGCTGTCGGGAATCGGACCGGCCGATCATCTGCGCGAGCATGGCATCGCGGTCATCGTGGACGTGCCCGGCGTCGGCCAGAACCTGCAGGACCACGCGGTGAGCGGCGTCGCGTGCGCGATCCATCAACCGATCTCGCTGATCCGCGGCGAGAACCCGCTGCAGCTCGTGCCGTATCTGCTCAATAAGCGTGGGCCGCTGACCTCCAACGTCGCCGAGGCGATCTCGTTCATCCGTGTTGATCCGGACGCGCCGCTGCCCGACATCGAACTGATCTTCGCGCCGACCTTCTTCGTATATCACGGATTCCGCAGCCCGAAAGGCCACGGCTACACCATCGGCGCGATCCTGCTGCGCCCAAAGAGCCGCGGACAAATTCGGCTTGCTAGCGCCGACCCGTTGGCCACGCCGCGTATTCAACCGCGCTACTTCAGCGATCCGGCCGATTTGGCGCTGCTGCGCGAGGGTGTGCGGTTCGCACGGCGTGTGGCGCATGCCGATGCGTTCACGCCGTATCGCGAGCGCGAGGTTCTGCCGGGGCCGGACGTGGTGAGCAACGATGCGCTTGACGGCTACATGCTCGAGGAATTCCAGAGCCTGTATCATCCGGTGGGGACGTGCGCGATGGGGTCGACGGACGACCCGAACGCGGTGGTCGATTCGGTGCTGCGAGTGCGCGGCGTGGACGGCCTGCGGGTGGTCGATGCCTCGGTAATGCCGACGATCATCGGCGGGCACACCGTCGCCCCGACGCTCATGATCGCCGAGAAAGCCGCGGACATGGTGTTGGGTGAGGGCTGAAGCGACTAAACTACAGAGACGCATGTAGGGACGACCCGCCGGATCGCCCCCGTGCCGCCTGTCTACTCCGTAGGCGTGCCGGGCAGCGCCACGACATTGCAGCTGTCCGATCGGCTGTCGTAGGCGTAGCGCGAATCCTCCGAGAATCGGGTCAGCTTGCCGCGGAACGGATAGACGACTGTCCCGCTTCTGGCATCGCGAATCCCGACACGATTCTCGACGACGTAGCGCCCGTCCGGGCTGATACTCGCCTGTCGCTCGACATCGTACAGCTTGACTCCGTTGACGAGGTCGTACACGCCGTGGCCGCTGATGATCGCGAGCGAAAAGTCGGTGGTGTAGCCGGCGAGTTGGCGGTCGACTGGCGGGTCGATCTCCACGATTCGCTCGCCGGTCTCGCGCCAGTAGAACCCGTTCGACCGCTGCTGGATGGGCGTTGGCGGTCTGGTGGCGTAGGTGGCGATCACGTCTACGGGCCGGTCGACCGAGACCAGCTCACCGGTGTCGAGATCGAAGGTAAACCGTGTGTTAACGAAATCCGACGCCGGCTCGGCCGATAGGTACTCGCGGGTTGTGACGACGATTGTGCCCGCGTTCCGGTCGATCTCAAACCGGGGAAAATCAACTCGACCCGCGCTGTTCTCCAGTGGGTAGGTGAGCGTGAGCGGCGCGCGTTCGCCGGTGAGGTCGTAGAGCGTCGCCATAGGCTCGGTATAAGGGTGGATGGCGAGGTTGGCCTCGCCGGCGATGAAACTGGCGGCCGAACCCGGCCAGCCCAGCTCTGGCAGATTCTCATGCACCACCTCGTTGGTCCGAATGTCGCGCACATCCGTGCCCCATGTTGCAAGCCATCGGCCGTCGGGTGACGCCCAGAACCCATTGGACACCGGGCGCGTGTACAGTGTCTCGCCGGACGCCAGATCGAACGCAGTCAGCGCCGCGCCGTTGAAGGTGATGGCGATCTCGTCTGTCAGGAGAACCGGAGGTGTCGGCAGAGGAGGAGGCTCCCGCGGGTCGTTGCTCAATGGCGGCAGAGAGCTGAGGTACTCGTGCTCGAACAGGACCTCCAGCGTATCGACATCGTAAACCCGAAGCCGGACGCCCCACGCCGGCAGGTATTCCAAGGCGGCGAAGTTGACGGCGTGGTTGCTGTCCTCGGTCAGCGCATAGCCGAACGACTCCCGTCTCGTAACCGTGTTGGTCAAGTCGAGTATCTTGTCGCCGGTTGCGACATCGTATACGCCGCTGCCCGGCACCAGCACACGGCCCGCGCTAAGCTCGAACATCAGGTAACTGATCGTGGGAGGGTCGAACGGCGCGCGCGTTTCGCCGGTGATCAGGTCGATGATGCCGTGGTCCAGCACTGCGACTGCGTTGTGTTCGGCGAACATCATGCACGACGAGTCATCGGCAAGAATCTGCCGGAAGGTCGCGATCGGCTCGGCGGTGGCTTCGGGCGCGACCTGCTGCGGCGTAGCGACAGGCGGAAGGTCGGCCGGTGTGCCGGGCAGTGCGAAGATCACGCACTCGCTGCCCCGGTAGATGCCGTAGCGGGAGTCCGGGGTGAAATTGATGGTTCCGCTAAATGGGTACAGCAGTGTGCCGGTTCGTGCATCCCGAATCCCCGCGAGCCGTTCCGCTATGAATCGACCATCGGGACTGATCGTCGCGTAGTCGGACACGTCGTACAGTTTAGTCCCTGCGACTAGATCGTAGACGGCTACGGTGGGGATGACGGCGAGGGTATAGTCGTCGTTGAAGAACGCCCAGCTACTTGATTCCACATCGATAGACGCGATCTTATCGCCCGTGGTCCGATCGTAGAATCCATCACGGCGCCGTATGACAGGTGCATCAGGGTCTACGAGGACTAACGGAACGTGGTCTGCTACCGGCCCTACATCCACGAACCCACCCGTGTCGAGCGCAAAGCGGTACTGGAACGGCTTCGGTTCTAGAAACGCCGCGCCAGTATCAATCTCGACAACCGTCACGCGAATCTCGTTGGCGTCACGGTCAACAGCGAATTTGTCGAACGCGGAGACTATGCTTTGACCGAACGAGGGACGGTATGAGACGACGACAGGCGG of Candidatus Flexicrinis affinis contains these proteins:
- a CDS encoding GMC family oxidoreductase N-terminal domain-containing protein, yielding MTLAYDFIIVGAGPAGCVLANRLSADPSIRVLLIEAGGGDRSPFVQVPAAFSRLFRGARDWNYEAEGALPQQQQYWPRGKMLGGSDSMNAMMYVRGNPADYDRWQSAGADGWGFADVLPYYRKLEGDRAQRSDLRGSDGPVTISPQVEPSPLTHAFLAANAELGVPVNPDYNGATQDGAGLTQVKQVNGRRWSAVDAYLRPAMQRPNLTVVTHTEVTRVTLENGRACGVEAVRRGQRVAYHAGREVLLCGGAINSPQLLMLSGIGPADHLREHGIAVIVDVPGVGQNLQDHAVSGVACAIHQPISLIRGENPLQLVPYLLNKRGPLTSNVAEAISFIRVDPDAPLPDIELIFAPTFFVYHGFRSPKGHGYTIGAILLRPKSRGQIRLASADPLATPRIQPRYFSDPADLALLREGVRFARRVAHADAFTPYREREVLPGPDVVSNDALDGYMLEEFQSLYHPVGTCAMGSTDDPNAVVDSVLRVRGVDGLRVVDASVMPTIIGGHTVAPTLMIAEKAADMVLGEG